A genomic stretch from Anaerolinea thermophila UNI-1 includes:
- a CDS encoding deoxynucleoside kinase — protein MPKRLVLVAGNIGSGKTSLTERIGERLGWITAYESVADNPFLADFYADMKKWAFHLQIYFLGHRAQQHLDMWNDPRSAIIDRSIYEDAFIFARALHHLGNMTEPEYHSYRKVFDLVVAHLPTPSLLIYLKAPVPVLMNRIRKRARNIETGITEEYLALLDSFYEDWLRSFDLCPVLTIRSDDLDFVHRPQHLDLVVQRIQEKLAGKEEMVLD, from the coding sequence ATGCCCAAACGCTTGGTTCTGGTTGCCGGTAACATTGGTTCAGGCAAAACTTCGCTCACCGAACGGATTGGAGAACGCCTGGGATGGATTACTGCTTATGAATCGGTGGCTGATAATCCCTTCCTTGCTGATTTTTACGCTGATATGAAAAAATGGGCTTTCCACCTCCAGATTTACTTCCTGGGACACCGCGCTCAACAGCATCTGGACATGTGGAATGACCCGCGTTCTGCAATCATCGATCGAAGTATTTACGAAGATGCTTTTATCTTTGCCCGGGCACTGCATCACCTAGGAAACATGACCGAGCCAGAATACCATTCCTATCGAAAAGTTTTTGACCTGGTGGTTGCGCATCTGCCAACCCCCAGTTTGCTGATTTACCTCAAAGCCCCGGTTCCCGTGCTTATGAACCGCATTCGCAAACGTGCCAGGAATATCGAAACAGGCATTACCGAGGAATACCTGGCTCTACTGGATTCCTTCTACGAAGATTGGCTACGCTCTTTTGACCTTTGCCCGGTGCTCACCATCCGATCAGATGATCTGGATTTTGTACACCGTCCCCAGCACCTGGACCTGGTTGTCCAGCGTATTCAAGAAAAACTGGCAGGCAAAGAAGAAATGGTGCTGGATTAA
- a CDS encoding glycerophosphodiester phosphodiesterase, which produces MNEFRLRHETLIIAHRGASAYAPENTLAAFRLAIEQGADAIELDAKLSADGHVVVIHDPTVDRTTNGKGWVHRLTLAELKNLDAGRFFSAKFSGEPIPTLEEVFVEIAPSLLVNVELTNYASPTDALVEKVCHLVKKYHLEDRVLFSSFHPLNLIRARQILPEVPVALLALEGRGGWWARSFVMRGLSPEFLHPYYTDATALFIQKQHQKGRRINVWTVNQVNAMQELVQNGVDGLITDDPLLAREVLGR; this is translated from the coding sequence ATGAACGAATTTCGCCTGCGACACGAAACTCTGATCATCGCCCATCGAGGCGCCAGCGCCTATGCCCCTGAAAACACCCTGGCGGCTTTCCGCCTGGCAATCGAGCAAGGCGCAGATGCCATTGAACTGGACGCCAAACTCAGTGCAGATGGGCACGTGGTTGTCATCCATGACCCCACCGTTGACAGGACTACCAACGGCAAAGGATGGGTGCATCGGCTCACCCTGGCAGAACTCAAAAACCTGGATGCTGGACGATTTTTCTCTGCTAAATTCAGTGGTGAACCTATCCCTACGTTGGAAGAGGTATTCGTTGAAATTGCCCCTTCGCTTTTGGTCAATGTGGAGTTGACCAACTATGCTTCCCCAACAGACGCCCTGGTAGAAAAGGTGTGTCATCTGGTGAAAAAATACCACCTGGAAGACCGCGTGCTGTTTTCCTCTTTTCACCCATTAAACTTAATACGTGCACGCCAGATTCTCCCGGAAGTTCCTGTAGCCCTTCTGGCATTGGAAGGTAGAGGCGGATGGTGGGCGCGTTCCTTTGTGATGCGCGGACTTTCTCCAGAATTTTTGCACCCTTATTACACAGACGCTACGGCTTTGTTTATCCAGAAACAGCATCAGAAAGGACGTCGCATCAACGTTTGGACGGTCAATCAGGTGAATGCTATGCAAGAACTGGTACAGAATGGCGTGGACGGGTTAATCACCGATGATCCCCTTCTTGCTCGTGAGGTTTTGGGGCGATGA
- a CDS encoding MFS transporter, producing the protein MKRQTSQISWEKIKTSMQLITAGGSWSAQFPDQVQHNLRMFFFDGVFAASQDAIHVTYLTLYVLALGATKAQIGLMSALGSIGAMLLLLPGAILAEKLPSRKWLVVWTGGGISRLMLLGFAILPFFLSGEPAVVIAIAMKVVMDGFGNLSMPAWTSLTADIVPLAWRGRYFGTRNMFMGIANMLVTFIAGQIIVLSMTPVVGYQRVYFIALMFGIASSVFFASIREPRSGQMVSQSSLEVYKPGVLLQGLKQDRNFLAFCISQMVWNFSVNIAGPFFSVYQVEVLNSTAAIIGIQSIIASVAGLPAQRLFGALNDRWGARKVLLLTGFLIPFMPFVWLFVRSPWHPTPINIWAGFMWAGYNLATFNFLLALSTPQTRARYSALYQIAVTLSLAAGSAFGGFLVQHVGYPAIFISSGLGRFLSVFLLWRFVKAPEEHALSASSLLVVEESSGDFDHFDKDNNTCEDDSKNL; encoded by the coding sequence ATGAAACGACAAACATCGCAGATTTCATGGGAAAAAATTAAAACTAGCATGCAATTGATAACTGCCGGGGGCAGTTGGTCGGCTCAATTTCCTGATCAGGTCCAGCATAACTTAAGAATGTTTTTCTTCGATGGTGTCTTCGCTGCAAGTCAAGACGCCATTCATGTGACTTATCTTACTCTTTATGTTCTGGCGTTGGGTGCAACCAAAGCCCAAATAGGGCTGATGAGCGCATTGGGAAGCATAGGGGCTATGCTCCTTTTGCTTCCGGGGGCAATTCTGGCAGAGAAATTACCTTCCCGAAAGTGGTTGGTGGTCTGGACGGGAGGGGGGATTAGCCGCTTGATGCTGCTCGGTTTTGCCATTTTGCCGTTTTTCCTGTCAGGTGAACCTGCAGTGGTGATCGCTATCGCCATGAAAGTGGTCATGGATGGGTTTGGCAATCTTTCGATGCCTGCCTGGACGTCCCTCACGGCCGATATTGTGCCTCTTGCTTGGCGTGGCCGTTACTTTGGTACCCGGAATATGTTCATGGGTATTGCCAACATGCTGGTGACCTTCATTGCGGGGCAGATTATCGTTCTTTCTATGACCCCCGTGGTGGGGTATCAGCGTGTTTATTTCATCGCATTGATGTTTGGGATTGCCTCCAGTGTCTTTTTTGCTAGTATTCGAGAGCCGCGCTCCGGTCAGATGGTTTCTCAGTCCAGTTTGGAGGTGTATAAACCCGGAGTCCTTCTTCAAGGGCTGAAGCAGGACCGAAATTTTCTGGCTTTTTGTATTTCTCAAATGGTGTGGAATTTTTCTGTCAATATTGCGGGCCCTTTCTTCAGCGTGTATCAGGTGGAAGTGCTGAATTCAACTGCAGCCATAATTGGTATTCAATCGATTATTGCCAGTGTAGCGGGATTACCAGCCCAACGTTTATTCGGGGCTTTGAATGATCGTTGGGGGGCGCGTAAAGTTCTTTTGCTAACGGGATTCCTGATTCCGTTCATGCCCTTTGTTTGGCTCTTCGTTCGTTCTCCATGGCACCCAACTCCAATCAATATTTGGGCAGGTTTTATGTGGGCTGGGTATAACCTGGCTACATTCAATTTTTTACTGGCTCTCAGTACTCCACAAACCCGCGCTCGCTATTCGGCTTTGTATCAGATTGCAGTAACTCTTTCGCTGGCGGCTGGTTCGGCGTTTGGTGGTTTTTTAGTCCAGCATGTGGGATATCCAGCCATTTTTATCAGTTCAGGGCTTGGGCGTTTCTTAAGTGTTTTCCTTCTCTGGCGTTTTGTGAAAGCCCCTGAAGAGCATGCGCTTTCTGCAAGTTCCCTTTTAGTTGTTGAGGAATCATCTGGAGACTTTGATCACTTTGATAAGGACAACAATACCTGTGAAGATGACAGCAAAAACCTTTGA
- a CDS encoding UDP-glucose--hexose-1-phosphate uridylyltransferase, translating into MNFERPHRRLNLLTGEWVLVSPHRAKRPWLGQVEKIPPERLPQYDPDCYLCPGNKRSVGIQNPPYTGTFVFDNDFAALLLPEDRPESHTEGNLFIAEEENGICRVICFSPRHDLTIPEMSQEEVEAVVETWSDQTLDLGARPFIRYVQIFENKGAMMGASNPHPHSQVWATSHIPNQPAVELRQQEIYAQSHHSCLLCDYLKAEQSSGERIVCQNETFTALVPFWAIWPFEILVISNQHTGSLPELNAEQRKGLADILRQVTIRYDNLFEISFPYSMGFHQNPTDGQAYPFHHFHAHYYPPLLRSATVRKFMVGFEMLGMPQRDLTPETAAQRLRDLPALHYKNRASS; encoded by the coding sequence ATGAACTTTGAGCGACCTCATCGACGTTTAAATTTGTTGACTGGAGAGTGGGTGCTGGTTTCCCCGCATCGTGCGAAACGCCCATGGCTTGGGCAGGTGGAGAAAATTCCCCCCGAACGTTTACCTCAATATGACCCCGATTGTTACCTCTGCCCGGGAAATAAACGCTCTGTAGGCATCCAAAACCCCCCTTATACCGGGACTTTTGTATTCGATAATGATTTCGCTGCTCTGCTTTTACCGGAGGACCGTCCGGAGAGTCACACTGAGGGAAACCTTTTTATTGCGGAAGAAGAAAATGGAATTTGCCGGGTGATTTGCTTTTCTCCGCGTCACGATTTAACCATTCCTGAGATGTCTCAGGAAGAGGTCGAAGCAGTGGTAGAAACATGGAGCGATCAAACACTGGATTTAGGAGCCAGACCGTTTATCCGTTACGTCCAGATTTTTGAGAACAAAGGGGCTATGATGGGGGCATCAAATCCGCACCCCCACAGCCAGGTGTGGGCTACCAGCCATATTCCCAACCAACCGGCTGTGGAATTGCGTCAGCAGGAAATATATGCTCAATCCCACCACTCATGTTTGTTATGTGATTACCTCAAAGCCGAGCAATCTTCCGGTGAACGCATTGTTTGCCAGAATGAAACCTTTACCGCTTTGGTGCCGTTCTGGGCAATCTGGCCCTTTGAGATTTTAGTAATTTCCAACCAGCATACAGGGTCATTGCCTGAGTTGAACGCTGAACAGCGTAAAGGTTTGGCAGATATTCTCCGACAGGTCACTATCCGTTACGATAACCTGTTCGAAATTTCTTTCCCCTATTCCATGGGATTTCATCAAAACCCTACAGATGGACAAGCCTATCCTTTTCATCATTTTCATGCCCACTATTACCCTCCGCTTTTGCGTTCGGCAACTGTGCGGAAGTTTATGGTAGGCTTTGAGATGCTGGGAATGCCGCAACGGGATCTGACCCCAGAAACGGCCGCTCAGCGCCTGCGGGATTTGCCTGCTCTTCATTACAAGAACAGAGCGTCATCTTAA
- a CDS encoding glycoside hydrolase family 3 N-terminal domain-containing protein — MKRSLPLIRVFLLVAVLLSAVFPVASANSLPQADEARQKARSLLNKLTPEERIGQLFLVTFQGTNTASDTPIYTLITKYHIGGVVLQRKNNNFNDQESLLLSTFNLIHALQEIEWQQSQSEEQSYQYIPLFVGISQEGDLAPNDQILSSLTPLPNLMAIGATWDTGMAQRVGTVLGSELSALGFNLILGPSLDVLDVSYTVGKEDLGSRTFGGDPYWVSEMGKAYIAGIHQGSGNKIAVIAKHFPGRGSSDRQPEEEIATVRKTFEQLKQVELAPFIAVTSTPFPADTTTDGLLLSHIRYQGFQKNIRATTNPLSFDRTALNEILSLPEFSRWRENGGVIISDNLGSPAIQRFFDPSGTNFDARQVTRNAFLAGNDILYLDSLISTGDTDSFTTLTRILESFTQKYNEDPTFAQRVDDSVERILTLKFRLYPDFNFEEIAPSEANLGAVGKSQKVTFDVAARAATLISPDFTELISVLPSPPQPRDRLVFFTDAILSRQCTTCAEKSIPAINALQNTVLQLYGPQAGAQVSSNRLSSYSFLELWQALQNQEGTETLVREIQLADWVIFSILNETNTRPESNALRQLLSERPDWIRNKKIIVFAFNAPYYLDATDISKLSAYYALYGKTSPFIDIAARLLFQEMIPSGASPVSIPGIGYDLIEAMTPDPNQIISLQLDIPEGMVKPGGTPEATPIPTFKIGDVIPLKTGVILDHNRHPVPDGTPVRFYFSLGGESGMSQVVETVTQNGIARASYRIERGGLLEIRVASEPAINSNILRLDITSTEGAVVTAILPTPIPTETPIPTTTSTPEATPTSNPEPVQSRPAPTLSLWLLSTLLSLGGAFTGGWLGMHFLPSPRWAVRLGLTVLMGGVLAYLYLALGLPGSKEVLIQTWKGILWVTGIGMLIGGLVGYSWHEVNQHFINFKDISKTPRKPDEHST; from the coding sequence ATGAAGAGAAGTCTTCCCCTCATCCGTGTTTTTCTTCTTGTGGCTGTGCTTTTATCAGCCGTGTTTCCTGTTGCCTCGGCAAATTCTCTCCCTCAAGCCGACGAGGCTCGCCAAAAAGCGCGCAGTTTATTGAACAAACTTACCCCTGAAGAACGCATTGGCCAATTATTCCTGGTTACTTTTCAAGGGACAAACACTGCTTCCGACACTCCCATTTACACCTTAATCACAAAATACCACATTGGAGGCGTAGTATTACAACGGAAAAACAACAATTTTAACGACCAGGAAAGTTTACTGCTGAGCACGTTTAACTTGATTCACGCGCTTCAAGAAATAGAATGGCAACAGTCCCAAAGTGAAGAGCAGAGCTACCAATACATCCCCCTGTTTGTAGGCATCTCTCAAGAAGGTGACCTTGCTCCAAACGATCAGATTCTTTCCAGCCTGACGCCGCTTCCCAATCTGATGGCAATCGGGGCAACCTGGGATACAGGTATGGCACAGCGGGTCGGCACGGTGCTGGGAAGTGAGCTCAGCGCCCTGGGTTTTAATCTAATCCTTGGACCGTCTTTAGATGTTCTGGATGTGTCTTATACGGTTGGGAAGGAAGACCTTGGCTCTCGTACCTTTGGGGGAGATCCTTACTGGGTCAGCGAAATGGGAAAAGCCTACATCGCCGGAATTCATCAGGGCAGTGGCAACAAAATTGCAGTGATTGCCAAGCACTTTCCCGGTCGAGGAAGTTCGGATCGCCAACCGGAAGAAGAAATTGCTACTGTGCGAAAGACCTTTGAGCAGTTGAAACAGGTTGAACTGGCGCCTTTCATTGCAGTGACCAGCACCCCGTTTCCTGCAGACACCACGACAGATGGTTTGCTTCTTTCCCACATTCGCTATCAAGGTTTCCAGAAAAATATTCGCGCGACCACAAACCCGTTAAGTTTTGATAGAACCGCCCTGAATGAAATTTTGAGCCTGCCCGAGTTTTCACGATGGCGTGAGAATGGTGGCGTTATCATCAGTGATAATCTGGGAAGTCCAGCTATTCAGCGCTTTTTCGACCCCAGTGGTACAAATTTTGATGCCCGTCAGGTTACCCGCAATGCTTTTCTGGCAGGGAATGATATTTTATATCTTGATTCCCTGATATCAACAGGGGATACCGACTCTTTCACCACCCTTACCCGAATTTTAGAGTCCTTCACTCAAAAGTATAATGAAGACCCCACTTTTGCCCAACGGGTGGATGACTCAGTCGAACGCATTCTTACGTTGAAGTTTCGCCTGTATCCAGACTTCAATTTTGAAGAAATAGCGCCCTCTGAAGCCAACCTTGGAGCCGTCGGTAAATCTCAAAAAGTGACATTCGATGTGGCCGCGCGTGCTGCGACATTGATCAGTCCAGATTTTACAGAATTGATCAGTGTCCTGCCATCCCCCCCTCAACCCAGAGATCGCCTGGTGTTCTTTACGGACGCTATCCTTTCAAGGCAATGCACCACCTGCGCAGAAAAATCCATTCCTGCAATTAATGCCTTGCAAAATACAGTATTGCAACTGTATGGTCCTCAAGCAGGTGCACAGGTATCGTCGAATCGCCTCAGTTCATACTCTTTCCTGGAACTCTGGCAAGCCCTGCAGAATCAGGAAGGAACAGAGACTTTGGTTCGTGAAATTCAACTGGCAGATTGGGTAATCTTCTCCATCCTTAACGAAACTAACACCCGCCCGGAATCGAACGCTTTACGGCAATTGCTCTCTGAAAGACCCGATTGGATTCGAAACAAAAAAATCATTGTATTTGCCTTCAACGCTCCGTACTATCTGGACGCTACGGATATCAGCAAACTCAGTGCCTATTATGCACTTTATGGCAAAACATCTCCTTTTATTGATATTGCCGCTCGTCTGCTCTTTCAGGAAATGATTCCTTCGGGAGCCTCTCCTGTTTCCATTCCCGGCATTGGCTATGATCTGATTGAAGCTATGACCCCCGATCCCAATCAAATCATCAGTCTCCAACTGGATATCCCAGAAGGAATGGTAAAACCGGGAGGAACTCCGGAAGCAACTCCCATTCCAACGTTCAAAATTGGGGATGTTATTCCCCTGAAAACAGGGGTTATTCTGGACCATAATCGACATCCTGTCCCCGATGGTACACCTGTGCGTTTCTACTTCTCTCTGGGGGGAGAATCAGGGATGTCTCAAGTGGTCGAAACGGTCACTCAGAATGGAATTGCTCGGGCTTCTTACCGGATTGAACGGGGAGGGTTGCTGGAAATCCGCGTGGCCAGCGAGCCAGCCATAAATTCAAACATTCTGCGATTGGATATAACCAGTACAGAGGGGGCTGTGGTCACAGCAATTTTACCTACCCCCATACCTACAGAAACACCTATCCCAACAACCACTTCAACCCCGGAGGCAACCCCCACCAGCAATCCTGAGCCGGTGCAATCTCGCCCTGCTCCCACGCTCTCTTTATGGCTTCTATCCACTCTCCTTTCCCTTGGAGGAGCGTTCACGGGCGGTTGGCTGGGAATGCATTTTCTTCCTAGCCCGCGTTGGGCAGTGAGATTAGGATTAACCGTTCTTATGGGGGGAGTCCTGGCTTATCTCTACCTCGCTCTGGGTTTGCCCGGCAGCAAAGAGGTACTTATTCAAACCTGGAAAGGCATCTTGTGGGTAACGGGAATAGGAATGTTGATTGGCGGTTTGGTGGGGTACAGTTGGCACGAAGTTAATCAGCACTTTATCAATTTCAAAGATATATCAAAAACTCCCAGGAAACCTGATGAGCATTCAACGTAA
- a CDS encoding AAA family ATPase, translated as MTNAPMKPGAKPAPSAATGPSAPPFTPPPIVNLEDTGLSPLWLQDLILKVMYFQGYLTGYKIAEEIALPFSGVVDQILETLKREKLIEVRSSQMGLGEGAYLYAITGAGISRAREALERSQYAGPAPVPLGIYVESVLRQARSRVQVTSRVMRQVLSGLVLNENTFQALGPAVNSGTSIFLYGPPGNGKTSIARAIGNMLQAQSIYIPYAIYVDGQVIKLYDSVNHKLVQEEDTTYQGTGTLKAGSRRDPRWVRIHRPFIVTGGELTLAGLDLVFDDTLKYYEAPFQVKANGGILLIDDFGRQMVRPRDLLNRWIVPLENRIDYLTLHTGRKIEIPFDVLVVFSTNLPPKELVDEAFLRRLRHKIEIQDPTYEEYREIFRRVAAAKGVTYSDQGLAYLLQEWYVKRNRKLRANHPRDLCDQILDIAGYLNVEPEMSRELIDRAAKSYFVEL; from the coding sequence ATGACAAATGCGCCCATGAAACCGGGAGCAAAACCTGCACCCTCAGCAGCCACAGGTCCCTCTGCACCGCCTTTTACCCCGCCTCCCATTGTCAATCTGGAAGACACCGGGCTTTCCCCATTATGGCTTCAGGACTTAATCTTGAAAGTAATGTACTTTCAGGGGTACTTAACCGGGTATAAGATTGCTGAAGAAATTGCCCTGCCATTTTCTGGCGTGGTAGATCAAATTCTCGAAACCCTTAAACGAGAAAAACTGATTGAAGTACGATCCTCGCAAATGGGGTTGGGAGAAGGCGCTTACCTCTATGCAATTACTGGTGCAGGAATTTCCCGCGCCCGAGAAGCCCTGGAACGCAGTCAGTATGCCGGACCGGCTCCCGTCCCTTTGGGCATTTATGTTGAATCGGTATTGCGTCAGGCGCGTTCGAGAGTCCAGGTGACCAGTCGGGTCATGCGGCAGGTTCTTTCCGGGCTGGTACTCAATGAGAATACTTTTCAGGCGCTTGGACCCGCCGTGAACTCTGGAACTTCAATCTTCCTCTATGGTCCCCCAGGGAATGGGAAAACCAGCATTGCCCGGGCAATTGGCAACATGCTGCAAGCTCAGAGCATCTACATCCCCTATGCCATTTATGTAGATGGACAGGTCATCAAACTGTACGACTCAGTCAATCACAAACTGGTACAGGAAGAGGATACCACTTATCAGGGAACCGGCACACTCAAAGCAGGATCGCGACGAGATCCCCGCTGGGTGCGCATTCACCGCCCCTTCATCGTCACCGGTGGAGAGCTGACCCTTGCCGGCCTGGACCTGGTTTTTGACGATACCCTGAAATACTATGAAGCGCCTTTCCAGGTTAAAGCCAATGGTGGCATTCTGCTCATTGATGACTTTGGTCGTCAAATGGTACGCCCCAGGGATTTGCTCAACCGCTGGATTGTGCCTCTGGAAAATCGTATTGACTACCTGACCCTGCACACAGGACGGAAAATTGAAATCCCCTTTGATGTGCTGGTGGTATTCTCCACTAACCTGCCCCCCAAAGAACTGGTAGATGAAGCCTTCCTGCGCCGTTTACGCCACAAAATTGAGATTCAGGATCCTACCTACGAGGAATATCGGGAAATTTTCCGCCGCGTTGCGGCTGCCAAAGGGGTAACCTACTCGGATCAGGGCTTAGCCTACCTGCTCCAGGAATGGTACGTGAAACGCAATCGTAAACTTCGCGCTAACCATCCTCGCGATTTATGTGACCAGATCCTGGATATTGCCGGCTATCTGAATGTTGAACCGGAAATGAGCCGTGAACTAATTGATCGAGCCGCCAAATCTTACTTTGTAGAACTATGA
- a CDS encoding threonine ammonia-lyase encodes MIFPWEWLEQAYQRLQDKVIQTPLTQDEVAAITLKWENQQITGSFKVRGALNRALTLQPWEIEKGLVCASAGNHGQGVAYAAKLLGASCIVFTYEGASAHKIEQMRQLGAKVHIVPGHYADAERAGLEYARSHQATWISPYNDPQVIAGQATVGLELIEQWKAEIPASVVVPVGGGGLAAGIALAMQRLPHPPKVIGVQSEASAYFHALFHQNNKKEVVEWESLADGLAGDVEDNSITIPLVKTHLFDLRLVSEKEIAEAIRFAWQRYGERIEGSAAVTLAAVLSRKVDELPATLIISGGNIDPQIFENILHS; translated from the coding sequence ATGATCTTCCCATGGGAATGGCTGGAACAGGCTTATCAGCGTTTACAAGATAAGGTCATTCAAACACCCTTAACGCAGGATGAAGTAGCAGCCATTACCTTGAAATGGGAAAACCAGCAAATTACCGGGTCGTTTAAGGTTCGCGGAGCGCTGAACAGAGCCCTTACTTTGCAGCCATGGGAAATTGAAAAAGGGTTAGTATGCGCCAGTGCAGGAAACCACGGTCAAGGAGTTGCTTACGCGGCTAAACTATTGGGGGCATCCTGCATAGTTTTTACCTATGAAGGAGCTTCTGCGCACAAAATTGAGCAGATGCGTCAGTTAGGAGCAAAGGTACACATCGTTCCCGGGCATTATGCAGACGCAGAACGGGCTGGACTGGAATATGCTCGAAGTCATCAAGCCACGTGGATTTCCCCATACAATGACCCACAAGTCATTGCTGGTCAGGCTACTGTGGGACTGGAACTCATCGAGCAATGGAAAGCAGAAATCCCCGCCAGCGTCGTTGTGCCAGTTGGCGGTGGGGGATTAGCCGCCGGGATTGCCCTGGCAATGCAACGCTTACCCCATCCCCCTAAGGTGATTGGGGTGCAATCGGAAGCCTCTGCTTACTTTCATGCTTTATTTCATCAAAATAACAAAAAGGAAGTGGTAGAATGGGAAAGTCTCGCAGATGGACTGGCAGGCGATGTAGAAGACAATTCCATCACCATTCCTCTGGTTAAAACACACCTTTTTGACCTTCGCCTGGTATCGGAAAAAGAGATTGCTGAAGCCATTCGTTTCGCATGGCAAAGATATGGAGAACGTATTGAAGGTTCAGCGGCAGTAACGCTGGCTGCCGTTCTGAGCAGAAAAGTAGATGAATTACCTGCTACGCTGATTATCAGTGGAGGGAATATCGACCCACAAATCTTTGAGAACATTCTGCATTCATAA
- a CDS encoding cyclic-di-AMP receptor — translation MSQQPRSNIDRMVLIVAAAEQSGQLTTELLKAGFSLTVISPREGFLGFGATCLLLGIDSQRMQELLEIVQKTCGKRRQFVPAQGHLVLPEGLPPMMIEAEVGSAYVFSMEVEHFEQF, via the coding sequence ATGTCCCAACAGCCCCGTTCCAACATTGATCGCATGGTGCTGATTGTGGCTGCTGCTGAGCAGAGCGGACAGTTAACCACCGAGTTGCTTAAGGCGGGTTTTTCTCTTACCGTCATCAGTCCTCGTGAGGGTTTTCTGGGGTTTGGAGCCACTTGCCTGCTGTTGGGAATTGACTCGCAAAGGATGCAGGAACTTCTGGAAATTGTACAGAAAACGTGTGGAAAGCGCCGTCAATTTGTCCCTGCACAGGGGCATCTTGTTTTACCTGAAGGTCTTCCCCCAATGATGATAGAAGCCGAAGTAGGGAGCGCTTATGTTTTTAGCATGGAAGTAGAACATTTTGAGCAGTTTTGA
- a CDS encoding TIGR03905 family TSCPD domain-containing protein, with protein sequence MTAKTFEFEPHGVCPRKIRLELEQGRIHRVEFLGGCDGNLQGICRLVQGMGAQEVISRLMGVKCGQKPTSCPDQLAQALAIALREHEQD encoded by the coding sequence ATGACAGCAAAAACCTTTGAATTTGAACCTCATGGCGTTTGTCCTCGTAAAATCCGCCTGGAGTTGGAACAGGGACGGATTCACCGAGTTGAATTTCTTGGGGGATGTGATGGTAATCTGCAAGGCATTTGTCGATTGGTGCAGGGAATGGGGGCACAGGAAGTCATTTCACGCTTGATGGGTGTGAAGTGTGGGCAAAAACCGACATCTTGTCCCGATCAATTAGCACAGGCTCTGGCAATTGCCCTGCGAGAACACGAACAAGATTAG